Proteins encoded in a region of the Mycolicibacterium duvalii genome:
- a CDS encoding TDT family transporter, with amino-acid sequence MTGDRPTVLGYLGPNWFASVMGTGIVATAGASLPVQVPGLRGFAAGVWAVSALWLVVLVVAMIAHWVRSPTVARSHVRNPQMAHFYGAAPMALLTVAAGALLVGHDLVGSRFAVALAWWLWAAGTAGGLFTAMSIPHLMFTQYRVEPDAAFGGWLMPVVPPMVSAATGAMLIPHLPEGTGRATMLYGCLAMFGLSLIASLIIITMVWSRLAHYGTSGTARVPTLWIVLGPLGQSITVTGLLAADAPLAVDRQIADGMAVFAVLYGVPVWGFAVLWIALATSLTARTLRRGMPFALTWWSLTFPVGTFVTGTTQLALHTGLPAFRVAAAIAYVGLLATWLLVAVRTFGGGLRGALFAPPAAEPIRAYKDPPRDA; translated from the coding sequence ATGACCGGTGACAGGCCGACGGTCCTCGGCTATCTGGGACCCAACTGGTTCGCCTCGGTGATGGGCACCGGCATCGTGGCCACCGCGGGCGCGTCACTGCCGGTGCAGGTGCCGGGTCTGCGCGGGTTCGCGGCGGGCGTGTGGGCCGTCTCGGCGCTGTGGCTGGTGGTCCTCGTCGTCGCGATGATCGCGCACTGGGTGCGCAGCCCGACCGTGGCCCGCAGCCACGTCCGCAACCCGCAGATGGCGCATTTCTACGGTGCGGCCCCGATGGCGCTGCTGACCGTGGCCGCGGGGGCGCTGCTGGTCGGACACGACCTGGTCGGCAGCCGTTTCGCGGTCGCCCTGGCGTGGTGGCTGTGGGCAGCCGGCACCGCCGGTGGACTGTTCACCGCGATGAGCATTCCGCACCTGATGTTCACCCAGTACCGGGTCGAGCCCGACGCCGCGTTCGGCGGCTGGCTGATGCCGGTCGTGCCGCCGATGGTGTCGGCCGCCACCGGGGCGATGCTCATTCCCCACCTGCCCGAGGGGACCGGCCGCGCGACGATGCTCTACGGCTGTCTGGCCATGTTCGGGTTGTCGCTGATCGCGTCGCTGATCATCATCACCATGGTGTGGAGCCGGCTGGCCCACTACGGAACCTCGGGAACGGCCCGGGTGCCGACCCTGTGGATCGTGCTGGGGCCGCTCGGGCAATCCATCACCGTCACCGGGCTCCTGGCTGCCGACGCGCCGTTGGCGGTGGACCGGCAGATCGCCGACGGCATGGCGGTGTTCGCGGTCCTCTACGGGGTCCCGGTGTGGGGTTTCGCGGTGCTGTGGATCGCGTTGGCGACGTCGCTGACGGCGCGCACCCTGCGCCGCGGTATGCCGTTCGCGCTGACCTGGTGGAGCCTGACCTTCCCGGTCGGCACCTTCGTCACCGGAACCACACAGCTGGCGTTGCACACCGGGCTGCCGGCGTTTCGGGTCGCGGCCGCGATCGCCTACGTCGGGCTGCTGGCCACCTGGCTGCTGGTCGCGGTCCGCACATTCGGCGGCGGGTTGCGCGGTGCCCTGTTCGCGCCGCCGGCGGCCGAACCCATCCGCGCCTACAAAGACCCGCCGCGCGACGCGTGA
- a CDS encoding LLM class flavin-dependent oxidoreductase has product MTMPVMEPDLDRATLKAWARVVDEGPFSSLCWGERIAFDNPEALTLLGALAALTDRVRLVTTVVIPQLHDPVLLAKQLATGDVLSGGRLTVGLGVGGRHEDYRSVGADPATQTMRQMGDRVAVMKRVWAGEKVTDATLPVGPPPVQAGGPQLLVGTMGPKTVRSAAVWADGLAGTTLDLDVTKQDELFDVARDAWRAQGRGAPHLATSFWFAIGDGDDPREQVHRHLLRYMNWIPAEIVDAMAPGTGWAGTPDELRAVLEKFAAIGTDEIHLIPTSSDLDQVRRVAEVVEEFEQP; this is encoded by the coding sequence ATGACGATGCCGGTGATGGAGCCCGACCTGGACCGCGCCACGCTCAAGGCCTGGGCGCGCGTCGTCGATGAGGGGCCGTTCTCGTCGCTGTGCTGGGGCGAGCGCATCGCCTTCGACAATCCGGAGGCATTGACGTTGCTCGGGGCGCTCGCGGCCTTGACCGACCGGGTGCGGTTGGTGACCACCGTGGTGATCCCGCAACTGCACGACCCGGTTCTGCTGGCGAAGCAGCTGGCCACCGGCGACGTCCTCAGCGGGGGACGGCTGACGGTGGGCCTCGGCGTCGGCGGCCGCCACGAGGACTACCGGTCGGTCGGCGCCGACCCGGCCACCCAGACCATGCGCCAGATGGGCGACCGGGTCGCGGTGATGAAGCGCGTGTGGGCGGGGGAGAAGGTCACTGACGCGACGCTGCCGGTGGGGCCGCCGCCGGTGCAGGCCGGGGGCCCACAGCTGCTGGTCGGCACGATGGGTCCGAAGACGGTGCGCAGTGCGGCCGTCTGGGCCGACGGGCTGGCCGGGACCACCCTCGATCTCGACGTCACCAAGCAGGACGAGCTGTTCGACGTCGCGCGCGACGCATGGCGCGCTCAAGGCCGCGGCGCACCGCATCTGGCGACCTCGTTCTGGTTCGCTATCGGCGACGGTGACGACCCCCGCGAACAGGTGCACCGCCACCTGTTGCGCTACATGAACTGGATCCCCGCCGAGATCGTCGACGCGATGGCGCCCGGTACCGGCTGGGCCGGTACCCCCGACGAGTTGCGGGCGGTGCTGGAAAAGTTCGCCGCCATCGGCACCGACGAGATCCACCTCATCCCGACCAGTTCGGATCTCGATCAGGTGCGCCGCGTCGCCGAGGTCGTCGAGGAATTCGAACAGCCTTAA
- a CDS encoding threonine/serine ThrE exporter family protein, protein MTISREGRAQRVWRAITKQTPAPLAPPDTHPVDEVAEMLREIGIALVEVQVPTGVVESRLTRIAARYTTAPVRIVVLPTVLIVQVGSTGHEVTASTHGTTQLDRAGKVDVVARLASAGAISPRDAVRDITEARTASPRFGPLTLLFGYVITTLGFGIVINPAWTALWAYVFLGAVVGVVVVVAGRVPTLAVIIPSLSAALVTILAIWFVADAANDELLRIIAPALVATLPGLSLTIGAMELADGSIMAGSSRLVYGVVQLMLLAFGVAIGVAIAGTAGSPAVADRMGPASFYAAIVVIGIGLYIYLSAPRGSLLWLTAAVAVALIGQKVGGLFLSSAHSGALGALLVFPFTVVAAKMKTAPPMFVMLLAAFWSLVPGALGFESITEAAVQRSLDAGTLASTFSAVFSIALGTLLAWSIYDTVLARSRTPV, encoded by the coding sequence ATGACGATCAGCCGTGAGGGGCGCGCTCAGCGGGTGTGGCGGGCCATCACCAAGCAGACGCCGGCGCCGCTTGCCCCGCCTGACACCCACCCCGTCGACGAGGTCGCCGAGATGCTCCGCGAGATCGGCATCGCCCTGGTGGAGGTTCAGGTTCCCACCGGTGTCGTGGAGTCGCGGTTGACGCGTATCGCCGCGCGCTACACCACCGCGCCGGTCCGGATCGTCGTCCTACCGACGGTGCTGATCGTGCAGGTGGGCAGCACCGGGCACGAGGTCACGGCCTCCACTCACGGCACCACCCAACTCGATCGGGCAGGCAAGGTCGACGTGGTCGCGCGCCTCGCCTCGGCCGGCGCGATCAGTCCACGGGACGCGGTGCGCGACATCACCGAGGCGCGCACCGCCTCCCCGCGGTTCGGTCCGCTCACCCTGCTGTTCGGCTACGTCATCACCACCTTGGGCTTCGGCATCGTCATCAATCCGGCATGGACGGCGTTGTGGGCGTACGTGTTTCTCGGTGCCGTGGTCGGCGTGGTCGTCGTGGTCGCCGGGCGGGTGCCGACCCTGGCGGTGATCATCCCGTCGCTGTCGGCGGCGCTGGTGACGATCCTCGCGATCTGGTTCGTCGCCGACGCGGCCAACGACGAGCTGTTGCGGATCATCGCCCCGGCGTTGGTGGCCACCCTGCCGGGCCTGTCCCTGACCATCGGCGCGATGGAGCTTGCCGACGGGTCGATCATGGCGGGATCGAGTCGGCTGGTGTACGGCGTCGTGCAGCTGATGCTGCTGGCGTTCGGGGTGGCGATCGGCGTGGCCATCGCAGGCACTGCCGGGTCGCCGGCGGTGGCCGACCGGATGGGGCCGGCGTCGTTCTACGCGGCGATCGTCGTCATCGGGATCGGGCTCTACATCTACCTTTCGGCGCCGCGCGGCTCCCTGCTGTGGCTGACCGCCGCCGTGGCCGTGGCATTGATCGGTCAGAAGGTGGGCGGGCTGTTCCTGTCTTCGGCGCACTCCGGGGCGCTGGGCGCGCTACTGGTGTTCCCGTTCACTGTGGTCGCCGCCAAGATGAAGACGGCTCCGCCGATGTTCGTCATGCTTCTGGCGGCGTTCTGGTCGCTGGTACCCGGAGCGCTGGGCTTCGAGTCGATCACCGAAGCGGCCGTGCAGAGGTCACTCGATGCCGGAACCCTGGCCAGTACCTTCTCCGCGGTCTTCTCGATCGCCCTCGGCACGCTGCTGGCCTGGAGCATCTACGACACGGTGCTCGCCCGATCCAGGACGCCGGTCTGA
- a CDS encoding DUF899 domain-containing protein, producing MTNTAAMPPVVSRAEWEKARADLLVREKELTRLKDSVSAARRRLPMVQIDAAYAFDTESGPLSLLDLFDGRRQLIVQHFMFAPDWDEGCAGCSMMADHIGPLSHLHAKDTSFVLVSRAPVGKLVAFKDRMGWELPWVSSGRSTFNEDFGATVDGEERHSISVFLRDGDRVFHTWQTFGRGEEPFMLVFDLLDLTPYGRQETWEDSPPGWPQQPPYDWMRLHDAY from the coding sequence ATGACGAACACCGCCGCCATGCCGCCGGTCGTGTCCCGCGCCGAATGGGAGAAAGCCCGCGCCGACCTGCTGGTCCGGGAAAAAGAGCTGACGAGGCTGAAAGACTCGGTCAGCGCGGCGCGCCGCCGCTTACCGATGGTGCAGATCGACGCCGCATACGCGTTCGACACCGAGTCGGGGCCGCTGTCCTTGCTGGACCTCTTCGACGGCCGTCGCCAACTCATCGTGCAGCACTTCATGTTCGCGCCGGATTGGGACGAGGGGTGTGCGGGCTGTTCGATGATGGCCGATCACATCGGCCCGCTGTCGCACCTGCACGCCAAAGACACGTCCTTCGTGCTGGTCTCGCGGGCGCCGGTCGGGAAGCTGGTGGCATTCAAGGACCGGATGGGATGGGAGCTGCCCTGGGTGTCGTCGGGACGCAGCACCTTCAACGAGGACTTCGGCGCCACCGTCGACGGCGAAGAGCGCCATTCGATCAGCGTCTTCCTGCGCGACGGCGACCGAGTGTTCCACACCTGGCAGACGTTCGGCCGCGGTGAGGAACCGTTCATGCTCGTGTTCGACCTGCTCGACCTGACGCCGTACGGCCGCCAGGAGACCTGGGAGGACTCCCCGCCGGGATGGCCGCAGCAGCCGCCCTATGACTGGATGCGGCTACACGACGCCTACTGA
- a CDS encoding acyl-CoA dehydrogenase family protein, whose amino-acid sequence MDFQLSEEQVLLRDTARDVLSRTYTIERRLEVIDSETGWSRDVWNQLAEIGILGLGFEEDAGGQIEILVAMTEIGRRLAPEPVVHAALGPGSLIAEVGSDSQRALLDDVASGERLLAFAHFEPGTRGPSATVSTTAAQQGDSWTITGTKNPVLAGDSADVLVVSATLPGGGTGLFLVDAAATRRQPYRTFDGLRGAQIDFDAAAAEPLGAPEDAGAAIERALVRISSAVCAEALGAMEESLRLTTEYLTQRKQFGVTLSKFQTLTQRAADMYVSLELARSMTFYAAMSIADGNLDPVIAARAKLQTGRSGRHISQEAIQLHGGIGVTAEYPVSHYAARLTAIEHTLGSSQDQLHTLIGALDDYEVLSV is encoded by the coding sequence ATGGACTTTCAACTCAGTGAAGAGCAGGTCCTGCTCCGCGACACTGCGCGCGACGTGCTGTCTCGCACCTACACCATTGAGCGTCGTCTCGAGGTGATCGACTCGGAGACCGGCTGGAGCCGCGACGTGTGGAACCAGCTGGCCGAGATCGGCATCCTGGGGCTGGGTTTCGAGGAAGACGCGGGCGGCCAGATCGAGATCTTGGTCGCGATGACCGAGATCGGTCGCCGGCTGGCACCCGAGCCGGTCGTGCATGCCGCGCTCGGGCCGGGGTCGCTGATCGCCGAGGTGGGCAGCGACAGCCAACGCGCCCTCCTCGATGACGTCGCCTCCGGTGAGCGCCTGCTGGCGTTCGCCCACTTCGAACCCGGCACTCGCGGCCCGTCGGCGACGGTGTCGACAACCGCGGCACAGCAAGGCGATTCGTGGACGATCACAGGTACCAAGAACCCGGTCCTGGCCGGGGACAGCGCCGACGTGCTCGTCGTGAGCGCAACGCTGCCCGGCGGCGGTACCGGCCTGTTTCTGGTCGACGCGGCGGCGACCCGCCGTCAGCCCTACCGCACGTTCGACGGTCTGCGCGGGGCGCAGATCGATTTCGACGCGGCGGCAGCCGAACCGCTGGGTGCGCCCGAGGACGCCGGGGCGGCCATCGAGCGGGCCCTGGTGCGGATCTCGTCGGCGGTCTGCGCCGAGGCGCTGGGCGCGATGGAGGAGTCGCTGCGGCTGACCACCGAGTACCTCACCCAGCGCAAGCAGTTCGGTGTCACGCTGAGCAAGTTCCAGACCCTCACTCAGCGCGCTGCCGACATGTATGTCTCGCTGGAGCTGGCGCGCAGCATGACGTTCTACGCGGCGATGTCGATCGCCGACGGCAACCTCGACCCCGTCATCGCGGCCCGGGCCAAGCTGCAGACGGGCCGCTCCGGACGGCACATCAGCCAGGAGGCCATTCAGCTGCACGGCGGCATCGGCGTGACGGCCGAGTACCCGGTCAGCCACTACGCGGCGCGGCTCACCGCCATCGAGCACACCCTGGGCTCATCGCAGGATCAGCTGCACACCCTGATCGGCGCTCTGGACGACTACGAGGTCCTCAGCGTCTGA
- a CDS encoding acyl-CoA dehydrogenase family protein, which yields MQLALTPEEAAFRDELRTFYTTKIPEDIRERARQATEFNHEDIITTHKILNDHGLAVPNWPVEWGGKDWTQTQHQIWLDEMQLASVPEPLTFNAKMVGPVIAEFGSQETKERFLPPTAALDIWWAQGFSEPEAGSDLASLRTTAIRDGDSYVVNGQKTWTTLGQYADWIFCLVRTDPDAPKRQAGISFLLIDMKTPGVTLRPIKLIDGSYEVNEVFFEDVRVPADQLVGEENQGWTYAKFLLGNERTGITQVGRTKVKLADIKARARKSGLLEDPLFAARLAELENDVLALELTQMRVVSGSSAGKPNPASSVLKLRASQLQQLTTELSVEVAGLDALPFQAGDAIASPEWAQSSAPHYLNYRKTSIYGGSNEVQRTIIASTILGL from the coding sequence ATGCAACTGGCGCTGACACCCGAAGAAGCCGCCTTCCGCGACGAACTTCGCACCTTCTACACGACGAAGATCCCCGAGGACATCCGGGAACGCGCCCGTCAGGCGACGGAGTTCAACCACGAAGACATCATCACCACCCACAAGATCCTCAACGACCACGGCTTGGCGGTGCCCAACTGGCCCGTCGAGTGGGGTGGCAAGGACTGGACGCAGACCCAGCACCAGATCTGGCTCGACGAGATGCAGCTGGCCAGCGTGCCGGAGCCGTTGACGTTCAACGCGAAGATGGTCGGCCCGGTGATCGCCGAGTTCGGCTCGCAGGAGACCAAGGAGCGGTTCCTGCCGCCGACCGCGGCGCTGGACATCTGGTGGGCTCAGGGTTTCTCCGAACCCGAGGCCGGCTCCGATCTGGCCTCGCTGCGCACCACCGCCATCCGCGACGGCGACAGTTACGTCGTCAACGGCCAGAAGACCTGGACCACGCTCGGTCAGTACGCCGACTGGATCTTCTGCCTGGTGCGCACCGACCCCGACGCGCCGAAGCGCCAGGCCGGTATCTCGTTCCTGCTCATCGACATGAAGACCCCCGGGGTCACGCTGCGGCCGATCAAGCTGATCGACGGCAGCTACGAGGTCAACGAGGTGTTCTTCGAAGACGTCCGGGTGCCGGCCGACCAGCTCGTCGGCGAAGAGAACCAGGGCTGGACCTACGCGAAGTTCCTGCTGGGCAACGAGCGCACCGGCATCACCCAGGTGGGTCGCACCAAGGTCAAGCTCGCCGACATCAAGGCCCGCGCCCGCAAGAGCGGCCTGCTCGAGGACCCGCTGTTCGCCGCGCGGCTGGCCGAACTCGAGAACGACGTACTCGCTCTGGAGCTGACCCAGATGCGGGTGGTGTCCGGATCGTCGGCCGGCAAGCCCAACCCGGCCTCGTCGGTGCTCAAGCTGCGCGCCAGCCAGCTCCAACAGCTGACCACCGAGCTGTCGGTGGAAGTCGCCGGTCTCGACGCGCTCCCGTTCCAGGCGGGCGACGCCATCGCATCGCCGGAGTGGGCGCAGTCCAGCGCGCCGCACTACCTGAACTACCGCAAGACGTCCATCTACGGCGGCAGCAACGAAGTGCAGCGCACCATCATCGCGTCGACGATTCTCGGATTGTGA
- a CDS encoding N-acetylmuramoyl-L-alanine amidase-like domain-containing protein: protein MLIGIRTCIAALVAVIGVAAAPLPAQAAPAVQLSGPSAQILDSMLAADASDSASASALFLGTSYGADTLVGSAGEPEQLVVELEQVDCFTYADYVEALKRAEDRDSFLAALTDVRYTDGVVAFENRRHFFTDWAATAPAVATDVTTAVSDDAVGTAKQLNQKDNGGVYLPGLPVVEREVSYIPSERVDGQVVSRLRTGDYLGAYADDGGLDVTHVGIYVDTPTGPVYRNASSLASDMAVVDTPLAEYLATIPGLVVLRPVR from the coding sequence ATGCTCATCGGGATCCGGACCTGCATCGCGGCGCTCGTCGCCGTCATCGGCGTCGCCGCGGCCCCGCTGCCCGCGCAGGCCGCCCCCGCGGTGCAGCTGTCCGGGCCCAGCGCGCAGATCCTGGACTCGATGCTCGCCGCGGACGCATCCGACTCGGCGTCGGCTTCGGCGCTGTTCCTTGGTACTTCGTACGGCGCGGACACCCTCGTCGGCTCGGCCGGCGAGCCCGAACAGCTCGTCGTCGAATTGGAACAGGTGGACTGCTTCACCTACGCCGACTACGTCGAAGCGCTCAAGCGCGCCGAGGACCGCGACTCGTTCCTCGCCGCGCTGACCGACGTCCGGTACACCGATGGCGTCGTCGCCTTCGAGAACCGCAGACACTTCTTCACCGACTGGGCCGCGACCGCCCCGGCGGTGGCCACCGACGTCACCACCGCGGTCAGCGACGACGCGGTGGGTACCGCGAAACAGCTGAACCAGAAGGACAACGGCGGTGTGTATCTGCCGGGGCTTCCCGTCGTCGAGCGCGAGGTGTCCTACATTCCCAGCGAGCGCGTCGACGGCCAGGTGGTCAGCCGACTACGCACCGGCGACTACCTGGGCGCCTACGCCGACGACGGCGGCCTCGACGTGACCCATGTCGGCATCTACGTCGACACCCCGACCGGGCCGGTGTACCGCAACGCGTCCTCGCTGGCCTCGGACATGGCCGTCGTCGACACGCCCCTCGCCGAGTATCTGGCGACGATTCCCGGCCTGGTGGTGCTGCGCCCGGTCCGGTGA